In the Pararge aegeria chromosome 16, ilParAegt1.1, whole genome shotgun sequence genome, AAAATATGCAACTAAAACATGGACGAAAGTATGTGTAAGAACAGATGTAGAAtcaaaacttaataattataaacaaattcaCACCATATTTAAAACTACAATTGAAATGTCACATTCACAATCGTATaactaatcaataatattatttatttgatagtgGTTTTCTTTAATAACTAAAGAAGACACCCTAAAATTTAAGTATCATGTCATATAAATAATCGGTATGGTTTAAATGTTAGTAATGTTTCACACATTTAGATGATATGAGGACTTACTGTgagaaatttaaaacattcctgtatatatttttcatgaaaaatttagaaaaatatcaactgcataatatatctttatttaacaatattgcTTTTAAATATTGCATGTTTAATTGCAAAAAGGccattataatgttattttatgctAATTTAATAGCCATCACATAACTATGCACCAGGTTCATACGTCAGCGTACGTAATTTAGAAAATTTGCATTAAATCCTTGCAAATTACAAAAATcacatacttataattaaaagtgAAGTTACGAAATCTcaaaagataattattaatgttaaagaCGACGTATTTCGCAAAACAAGGCCACCAGGTGAAATATTTAGTTAATCACTTTGAAAAAATACATTCTGTTAAAAATATTCTCATACTATTCATGAAGCGTGGACCAAAGAGTAAGGTATTTGGCAACTCGGTCATCTGTGTTCGCATTTTGTAGTTTTACGAGTGATGTGAGCATTGAGCTAGCGCAGGGCAGGACCCAGAATCCCTGTAACACTTCACTCTTTTCGTGCCTTCTTTTTGCCCTTCTTAGCGACTTTAGTATCAGTCCATGTATCTGCAacaatgtaaaattttaaactgaCTACTCCTCTGAGAACAGTATGACCTTTGTGATAACCTTTACTAAAAGATTACGTTTATAACAAGATGGTAGCTAGGAGGGCATTGATTTAAACTTGGAACTGGTTGTTACTaggtaaagagcaactgctgagtttcttgccggctacttctcgatagaatctaccttctgaaccggtggtagtcacacacagacttgacgtttcaaaagtgcttatattaggccaacttaaaataaaagattttgcaATTTTCAATGTTACGGATGAAATTATTAATGTCATTTTTAATGAAACAGGAAAATATTCTGGAAACTGTTGACATTCATTTAAGTTTatgataatatacaaaaattaagttataatcAAAAAGCACTTTTGTCATTACACAATAGTCTTACCTCCGAGCTCATCAAACACTGGGCCAGCCGGTTTGTCTTCTGATTTTTCAGAGGTTTCAGGGCTATCCTTTTCTTCTGCTTTCACAGATTTGGCTACAGCTGTTGcctacaaaaatttaaaataatcgttATACAACCTTATTTAGTTAGTGTCCATAATCTTTTCAATCTTTGCCAACTTGGCAAACGGCGAACAGAAAAGAACAAGCACGAACATGTGGATGGCTGTATACCTACTTCTATATTTGTTTGTGTTTGCTCGGTGGCGGTTTTTGTGCAAAAATCAAAGGGTTAACAACGCGTTGGCGATGTATTCAATGTTAGTGATCACTAATCAGTAGTACGCGCAAGCTTGCTGGCTGCGGACAGATTTACTAGTGTACTGTCTACTATGCTCTGTCATTCTTTATCTAagtaattaagaattaaaattcctttttacctttttagACCGACTTTGAAGTTGGTCTAAAAAGGAGGTTGATATAAAGGAGGTTTTCAATTCGGCTGATTAcatatctatgttttttttgtttgttacctcagaCCTTTATCATAACTTGAAATTGAATACCATTTGGTCAACAACTGTTGAAGAAGACCATGGATGTCCACCGGAACTGgtttattgtatataatgtaaacatttcaCGCTCATCATAATATAGGAGCTGATGATTTAGTCGGGAACTCTTCAACCATTAATTAAAACCTGGCTTcaggaaaaacaaaattgtctaAAAGGTTAAATAACTttctaaaattgtttttacgTTGGTGCCAggtaaaatgtaataattacgAATTACTTTCCCTGCTACAAAAATATGCTATATAAATggcaaataataaaagattcaatACACACCTCACTAGCCTTCTTTTTGATCTGCTTCTCTTTGTTTTCCATCTTCTTGTTGCTTCTGAGATCCTTGACTTCAGTCAGTTCATTCTCTGTAGCATCATCTTCATCAGTTGTCCCCAGCAGGCCCTGGTCACGGAGTTCAGCCTATCAATGCAGAATATTATATGAGTTaggtaaaaattacaatatgtaTTTAGTTTATTGACTATCTTCCATTCTCAACTGCATACACTGACCAATTAGGTACAGAAAAGAACAAAGAATGTGATGACTTGATAAGTTAGCAACTTATCATCCCAATCATTGACCATactatataacattttatataaaatattatagttacaGGGTAAGTAGAATTAGGGGTAAGTAGTAGGTAGAATCCTaagtatgaatgtttttgttATAGCTGAATGATTGACAGCTATTCTTCTACCATTCCTGATGTTAAAAGGGATGGTACTATTTCTTTTAACTCTCAGTTGACTTCaggataattaaaaactattataataagcTGTTTAACCAACTTTCAAGAAAGATACTATCCGGATGTGTACTATTTATAGTGCATGCAATAAAGTTCAATGCTATTTCTTAGATCAATTTGTtccataaatttatttctttcagaaTATGAACattccaaaaatattaattttgcacaattattttataatatgtagaatTTACATTCTTATGTTTGTTAGacccttaatttttattataaccaattataatttattacctcCTTAAGGACTCTCTGTAGTTCTTCAACCTGAGCCTGCAAAGCTCTAGCAGAATCCTCATCAACTTCTGGGCCCTCTGCACTCAACACCCTAATGGTCTCTACAACCGGTTCCTTAAGTTCAGGCTGGGCTAATTCTACATCAACTTCTTTCActttcttcttattcttcttagttggactttctttcttttctttctccTCAGGGCCCTTCACTTTCTTCTTATCGCTTTTTTTAGGCACCTCCTCCCACAGGCCATCATCAAAGTCTGCAGGCTTCTCTGACTCAACTGTGGCTTTTTTCTTCCCCTTTTTAGCTTCGGCAGGTGCTTCCTTCTTAACAACTCTAACTTCAACCTTCTCTTTAGGCTTGGGCTTTTCAACATCTTTTATTTTCTCTTCCTTTTTCTCCTTTGCTGGAGATTTCTTAGCAGGTTCACTTTTAGATTTAGAGTCATCAGTAGACGAGCGGTTCGGGGAagctttctaaaaaaaaattgtttattagaattgaatttgaaaactTCTAATTCTTATTAGATAtcgcaaaaatattttaagtatgaaACTGTTTTTATCCCATACTCAGAAACTATATAGAATACTATACTGGAATAATTGGATTTATATTTCTTGTAAGGTTTTATAAACATATGtttaggttaaaaataaaatgagcaCAGGCACTGGCGAACCGTGGCGATTTATTCACTTACCTTTTCCTTGGTTTTCCTCTTCTTGTTTGACGACTTCCTATCATCGACAACCAGCGGTAACTTGTCGAATTGTGGCTGCTCGGCCGTATGGAAACCGAATATAAATACGAGTGCAGCACACACTAAAACAACCGCCACAGCTGCTGCAGGGAACAGAAACTGTGTATGGGACACCTGCCTTAACAActccattttaaattttattttctttacagtCTTAACTTTACAGTCCACATAAAAACGTTTCGATAAGATGTGATAATGCCGAATAAATTAAATCCCAAGCGATAAAAGCAGACACGGAGACATGATGACGCGGCTATGACGTGCCAAAAAAATTGCGAACGCGACCCTAGTGGGGTTGCCACTTTCTAGTTGCCACATGTATCTATGTCACTATAAGTTACATaacattacataaattaattactgCACACATTAACTATTGTGATCTTTTATTACGAAATCCATCATTATCATAAAAtccatcaaatataatttattttaaactaatatttttctGGAATAGATTCTCAAAACTTATAGTTCTAAGTCTTAGTTGCTTTCAACATGTTCCttccttttttatgtaatagTTAACCTACTTTATATACGGGTTTAgaattttattatggtttacCTTAGAGTTTACccttttaaacaaattaaacattgatttaatagtaacatattaaatcaatgtttaatTAGTTCAAAATTTTGTATCCTCTATCCTTacctattaataattataaattaaaaaatactgtcaGTAgcgctaggagggttccaaacgcgccctagtctaagaaaagcccacaaaaaacttagccaggattatttttgttatcaccatccatcATTTACAGTcaagttaatgtttagctatgaagttagagcaatttatacccaagcttttctatcatacatgtaatcctcaATATTATAGTGGGATTTTTCTATAACCTTAcgttttacatatattttttctagTCAAACAAAGAGGTTATAGTGTATGTTATGGTTAACGGCGCGTCGGGTACCGATGGGCCCGTAAGTGAAATGTTGGAAGTTAGCCgccatattttatttgtaaatataattcacaggatttttactttgtaattattattattatgataaataattataaaataaatagctacCTTATTTATCTTTGAGGCTAAGTCTATGGAATTATCGCAGCTATCAAAATTGACAGTTGTCACTGATAGCTTGAGTTTGCCTTTACCACCTTTGGTATTGCACCAAATGTTTAaggttatgtttatttatcCAGGAGGCGAGAGCAAACATTAAGGTTATATTTGGTTCCAAAATATATTGATACACTATCATGGGCCGCAATAAGAAAAAGAAGAGCGAAAAACATAACATTCAACAGAGTTCGGAACATTTAGATGTCCCTGAATCCAATGCATTAAACGATTCCCATGAAGAAGGAACAAACATCACCGCTGTTGAGGAAGAAAGCAGAACAACAGATAATAAGATAATGAAAAGACAGCATGATAGTGAAAATTCAGATACTGAAGATGAACCAAAAAaacctaagaagaagaagaaagtccCTCTAGAAGCAGAAGAGCCAGCaacaggtaaaaaaaataaaaagtcgaaACGGCAACTAAAAAGGGAGAAATATGCTGCAAAACTTGCTCTAGAACAAGCAAGTGCAAAGGACCAAACTAAGTTACAATGCCTTAATTATTTATCTCAGTGGAAACATGACAAGCAAAACTGGAAGTTCATGAAAGCAAGACAACTTTGGCTTCATAAAAACAAGTTTTCAACCCAACTCATACCAGAAGCTTCTTGGccattattattagaatattttgaatcaGCTCAAGGCAACATTAAGACCATACTTCTCAATGAtgcaaataaaatcattaaacaaATGGATGAATGGACAGAGTCGCAAACCAATAAAGATGCTGAAGATGATACAGAAAAATCTGAATCTACTGAATTAACAAAGCCTGAAGAAACAGTTTATAACAGGGCTAGAAGTATAATTCAATGTTTACAGgaataaaacacaatttaacTTTCtcctacattttatttcaactacatataaaatatataagaacaataatttatatatttttacccaAAGATTTTAATTGTTAGATTGGCTCTTATTTTCATGATTCTGATgttattgatacaaaattaagcataataatAGTAGATCAGGACATCTacaattaaaatcttttatttaaacatcctAAATCCCATCTTCCCATCAATTATGAACATTGACTTCTGAGTCATCAGATGTAAACTGTGTAATCCACTTCCTCAATTTATCTGTATCTTGTAATCCAACTAATCTCTGTTGCACTTTACCATTCTTTATAGCTACAAGAACTGGCACGGAACTCACTTCATAATCTAGTGCCAAGTCTGTTTGTTCATCAATATCCACTTTGGCCAGAAGTATTTTGCCTTTGCTCTCTGAGATGATTGACTCAAGCCGTGGAGTAAGCAGCTTGCATGGATTGCACcatctgaaataaaattatggaaaCTAACATACTTGCTAACCACGGAGCGTAATAATTaagatagataaatacttaCGTCGCAAAGAAATCTACAACAACAGGAGTTTTGCTGTTAATAACTTTAGCCTTAAAGTCATCGGTACTTtggatttttattatatcataagtGGGCGAGGTTACAGTTAAGTTTCTTAGGAATAATGATGGTTTAGCGAaatatgaatttcttaacaataaaCTT is a window encoding:
- the LOC120630560 gene encoding uncharacterized protein C7orf50 homolog, translating into MGRNKKKKSEKHNIQQSSEHLDVPESNALNDSHEEGTNITAVEEESRTTDNKIMKRQHDSENSDTEDEPKKPKKKKKVPLEAEEPATGKKNKKSKRQLKREKYAAKLALEQASAKDQTKLQCLNYLSQWKHDKQNWKFMKARQLWLHKNKFSTQLIPEASWPLLLEYFESAQGNIKTILLNDANKIIKQMDEWTESQTNKDAEDDTEKSESTELTKPEETVYNRARSIIQCLQE
- the LOC120630307 gene encoding DNA mismatch repair protein Msh3-like produces the protein MELLRQVSHTQFLFPAAAVAVVLVCAALVFIFGFHTAEQPQFDKLPLVVDDRKSSNKKRKTKEKKASPNRSSTDDSKSKSEPAKKSPAKEKKEEKIKDVEKPKPKEKVEVRVVKKEAPAEAKKGKKKATVESEKPADFDDGLWEEVPKKSDKKKVKGPEEKEKKESPTKKNKKKVKEVDVELAQPELKEPVVETIRVLSAEGPEVDEDSARALQAQVEELQRVLKEAELRDQGLLGTTDEDDATENELTEVKDLRSNKKMENKEKQIKKKASEATAVAKSVKAEEKDSPETSEKSEDKPAGPVFDELGDTWTDTKVAKKGKKKARKE
- the LOC120630561 gene encoding thioredoxin, mitochondrial → MLGRSLLLRNSYFAKPSLFLRNLTVTSPTYDIIKIQSTDDFKAKVINSKTPVVVDFFATWCNPCKLLTPRLESIISESKGKILLAKVDIDEQTDLALDYEVSSVPVLVAIKNGKVQQRLVGLQDTDKLRKWITQFTSDDSEVNVHN